CTCTTGAAGTCTGGAACATAGggtattatttttggaatgcAAACAGGATCAAATGAGCGAGAATAATGACAATTGTTTGAACAACATTGACTTCTTTCAAAGCactatagtaataaaaaaaaatgtaatgattatattcaaaatataaataaataatttcaaaaatatttacagtatTGCCATTGCTCAAGCAATGCTCCTTTAGTAATTCTCCTTTTCCACAAATcacaaatatgaataattgaattataataaacagTGACATGACTTgacgattattttatttttgtgttaattctCCAAATGACTTTAAAACTATGaagcaataaataaacttatatattaaagattttttatgatatatcagtttcaaatataattaaactcgtctatcttgatttaaaatatatagaaaggCATGACTTCATACAATGAATTGGGATGTAATTAATTCGGCTATAAAGAtaacagatatttttttctttaccacattgtaataataattttctaattaaatgtaaatataaattatagattataaGCAGACTATTTACTTAGTCTACTTTAATGAAAGCTCacagcttttttttatatagataaaattacttttcttaaattgaataaaaattatttttaattcaataatacaTAATAGTAGAGGAGACCGTGGGAGATCGACCTTCACCCATCGGATAACCAGATGAGACAtactttttatcaaatataatttattaacaaacatgCCTATGATGGCTTGGCTATCAAAAAGTGTTCatggctatttttaattaaattaattttaatcaattttttttcatcaccttcacacttttgataaccgaatgaatttcatttcaactgatagtttttaataCACAGAATATGCCTTCGTAGgcttgtctatttatttctgtGCATGGCTACCTGCCAAGCAGATGTAAACAGGTAAGTCGATATAGGAAACTGTAGTCTTCTGATAACCAATCGAAATTGGTATCAtaagtaagatattttaattacaaaactaaTCGTATAGGCTTGTCTGCAAAAAGCctgacaataatatttcatgaacGATTTTTTGCAGACAAGCCTATACGAttagttttgtaattaaaatatcttacttaTGATACCAATTTCGATTGGTTATCAGAAGACTACAGTTTCCTATATCGACTTACCTGTTTACATCTGCTTGGCAGGTAGCCATGCacagaaataaatagacaagcCTACGAAGGCATATTCTGTGtattaaaaactatcagttgaaatgaaattcattcggttatcaaaagtgtgaaggtgatgaaaaaaaattgattaaaattaatttaattaaaaatagccatGAACACTTTTTGATAGCCAAGCCATCATAGGcatgtttgttaataaattatatttgataaaaaatatgtctcatCTGGTTATCCGATGGGTGAAGGTCGATCTCCCACCGGCTCTTAGActataaagaaattattttattttgaagagCTGCGTGTAGTAAACTAATCATAtgacattataaataattatttttagatttaaagaaaaaaaacaatcccACAAATAATCGGTcattcaaaagtttaattacATCTTTTTATCAATGTCCAAGTATAATTAGAGTTTGATGCTCTCTGGGAATTATATCGACTTATGACttgaagaaaaataagaaCTAGGATTTTttgttgactttttttaaaaaaaagttattgagtaaattaacaactaaaaatttctgGAGAATGAATGCAAAGCAACTTTGAtcctttatttaattttttttatttgtataaaatataaaagtatgctataaaataatttattctgtatgatttaaattcaaattttattttatctgcttatagaataatttatatttttaaatttatgaaaacccGCACACGTTGTTGTATATGAcaagatatataaaaaaaatataaaacttattatcattattaattaatccatttaattatacattttatggCAAATAAATCAACTTAAAGTATTTTCAAAGTTTCGCGCATATTTATCTGCGCTGTTGCAACATTTCTTGTTCATAGCAAAATGTAACACTTGTAGACAttagaattaaatataacaatcattacatttagaaaatataaaaatgaacttttataaaaaaaaaattaccatcaaTATTGtgtctagttttttaaattcgataattattttaaattaattgataataaaaactgtaatgaaaatattcgaaaacATACGTCAGATTTTGACATCTATGGATTTATATCTTGTCAAGACATAAATTgctacaattatttatttattaccaggtaatttatcaataatatttataaattatttctaatctctaaaaatatgcataatttttttttatctattactgtactaattaatataaatttgaaggTTAGTTTTGTAGGTATCACCATGGCACAGTCGACAGCCAGTGGAACATCATCACGTAGACATATTAAAGATCATGATATCAGTACAAATACTCGTTTACCTCATTATGGAGACAGTGAATGGGAAACTAGAGaggttaatattttattttatttttttaactatttattaattttttcttacactgattcgaaaaatttttaaataaactcaaattaaattatttgaataaatctgTATTCCCAAGTAGCATGGAGGCaactttgaaatttcttttgaaaagacaagaaaaattttcttttttgtctCAGTCAAGTTTTTTCATATAACTAAAACATACAGATGTTGGTTCTGGGAGTTATACGAAATTTGTCTTCTTTTTGACGTCCAAAAAATtcatgtcaattaaaaaattgtttagatGACATTTGAcaactatttgtaatttactttttgtcgtcaTTTGTATCAAGTCTTCGAAGTAGTTATTTTTTCGATGACgtaaatttcttattattttgtcaacattttgATGTCTTATCTATAGGTCAAAAAATAGCCTCGAAACTAtcatcttatagatgtcaagCCAAGTGTGCTACTTGGATTAAatcagaaatatatatttttgttaataaaccagctataaatttcaaaataaaattatgagactcaaatttaattagagtttaatttaaattttcttgattttgaAAACCGGAAATAaggtcattaaaatttttatcatacaataaatttttatttaatttaattaaaacctaTTTtagatatgaaaataattaacagtaaAGTTTAAtgaaactataaattaaaataaataaataaaaataattttttcaggcACTTAGACAAAGAGAATTAGAGGAAGCTCGAGCTCGAGCTGCACAAATGGAAAAAACAATGAGATGGTGGTCAGACTGCACAGCAAACTGGCGGGAAAAATGGAGTAAAGTTCGCAATGAACGTAATAAAGCACGTGAGGAAGCTAAACTACTGCGCACAAAATTAGAAATAGCTGTCAAGGATGCCAACAGTTACAAGCACGAGTCCCAAGAACTCGAGCACCAGAATGAACAGTTACGTAAAGAAATGGAGAAAATTCACATGGTATTACTGAAACATGCCGGACAATTTGACAGGCAGATAGTCAATATTATCGAATCAGATCCACAGCTACGGAATTCACTTGGTATCGATGATTTACTAGAGCTGTACAATAATGTCGATAGATGTGACAAAACATCACCGAGTAATTGCCGTAAAAGTCCACGCGATGACAGCTGTCAGGATTCTAAATGTGAATCAACTGATCGTGACATCGAGGAGTATGTCTTGCAAGGCGCTGTGCCAAAGCATGCAGTCGAATTGTACAAAGAAGGATCAATGAGCAGCTTAGAACGAGACATTGCCAAGCTGATGGATGACAATAACAAAATACCAGATAGAATTGACCTCAAGTCAACGATAAATGACGACGATGATCCTCTGCAAGTTCATATGGCAATGTTCAATTTAGGACTTGAAGattcgaaaaataatgaaCTGTCTGGTAACCAAACTCTTGAACAATTGAGGCTTGAAGTCATTCAGTTACGTAGTAGGTGCGATGAACTGCAAAAAAGTCGTGCCGATGTTATTAAAGAGCTCAGCGATTTGAAAGAACAGTATCAGATTGAGCTGATGGCAGCGCAAGCTGATCTGCTTGATGAAGCAGCCAATCGTGAAGGTATGGATCAACGTCTGAATGAACTACGCGGGGAATTAGAAAGACTGCAAAGTGAAAATGCCGCTGAGTGGGCGAAACGCGAGCGATTGGAGACAGAGAAGAGTTCACTTGAGCGGGAAAATAAACAGCTGGTTAATGAGATGCGTGAAATGCAAGATAGAGTTGACTCTAGAAGATCACGTGGTTCGTTATTGGATGGAGATACCAGGCAACTGCAACAGGATCTACTGGACATGAAACATTTGAATGCTAAATTGAAGAAGGCtttgaatgaaaaaactaCCGAGTTAACTCACGCGTTGCGTAGATCTGAACAATATGAGACGGAAGTTAAGAGAGTTAGGGCACGAGTTGAAGAGCTGAAAAAAGAATTGGCTTGTGCGCAAGATGAAGTTGATGCTGCTACAAATACTGTAAGAAAATTGCAGCGTAATAATGAAAATCTGATCGAACAATTGGAGTCTGCTAATGTTCAGATAGAGCATTTCAAAAATAGCAGTTCAGAACCTTGCGCAGCAGATGTTGTTGCTGAAAtacttgatgataaattacgAGATGATGACAATGATGACTCGCCAATTGATTTCCGAAGTAAACggatttaaatttgttaatataaatatttaagataaattattatttatcagttaTCATTCCACAAGCGACTAAGGATcgtaatatactttttttatttttttatatttatttcatacgTTAActagaatttatataaataaattatataattgtaaatattttaccaatCTTGagagtttataattaaaggtCGAGGGAAAAATTaagctgattattttttagaaactattattttaattgtcctGGTGATACTAAATCGCGAATGTTCAAAAATATGGGTCATAGCATAACTTCAAGACCTAAGGGCACTTTCAGACTCCTCacacttttttataatattcaattactattcaattaaactttagtaattaattttaaaaaaattagagcattaattgaaaaaaagacaacgCAGTTACAATTTTGCCAAggtatagaatttttaaaaaattacttacaattttattaaaatttctcaagTAGCCCAGAGTCAACTTTAAGAAGTCTATTAAAAGGAcgagacaattttttttctgtctgaAAGTCATCTTTTTTGGTATGAATACGACATGCAAATGTTGGTTCCAGAAACAGAGACGAGTTGTGTTGTTTTTCCTGCCTCATGTCAATTGAAAGATCGTTTAGATGACTTTTTTACCACTATTTGTAATCTACTTTTTGTCGTCACCTGTGTTGAGTCTTTTAAGTAGgtattttttcggtgacataaatatctgatcgttttgtcaacatattGATGCCTTATCGACATGTCAAAAAGTAGCCTAAAAACTGATATCTTGTAGGTGTCACAAAGGCGTGTGCTACCTGGGTTGTTTTCCAAATTTTGTCTAACTCtcaattgatatcaactgtaaataattgtaactgcgttttcttttttttaaattaatgctttaaattttttaaaattaattatcaaaattttaataacgtcATTACAATtgagtcattgaatatttttaaaaagtggggggcACTGCCTGAAAGTGGCCCTAATTgttactaattataattattatttttcgtaacGTAAATCCTTgtcgcttaaaaaaaaacgcacacgtgatagagaaaaaatactAAGATTGTTAATCACGTTCCCtataagtgaataaaaaaaaataaaaatttatttggaggtattttattttttatcatgtaaTATAAAGAtgaatagataaaataatttatataaaacgatatatataattgtcaTAAATAATGTAGCGTTAGATatgttgatataaaaatataaataattaaatagaactAGCATTTCATCGGGGTACCATCGGGATATGTCGGCATCTTCGGCTTACAGATTTTGGTTCTGCCATTGGAACCATGGACGATATTGCATGAGAAGGTAAAGTAACCGCATGTTGAACTCTTCGTGTAGTAGCGGTGCTCATACTTTTGTCGTGGATCGCCCATTTTGCCGGCCACGCTGTTGGTTACTGTGTAGTAATTTGATTTAACTGGAGCTGCTGTCATCGAGCGCGTGTTTCCGGAATCTGAAAGTGAACATAACGTCagatatattttgtttaaatacattatttttctacttACTCATATGTTTTCTAGGGTTCGAAGTATGAATGGAATTGGGAGCGTGTCCAGGCTTCAGAGACCTGGTGTCAGGAGGAACGAACTTCCCGATTTGAGAACGGTCTGGATTAGGAGCCAAGATGACAGTCTGGGCTTGAGATTTCCCATTCCCTTGAGCTTGTGTTCGCTCTCCGGAGACAGAAGTTACTCTAGCTCTGAGACCTGCGGGAACTTTGTAGCCTGGTAACGAGTCTCCTGGTTGGAGAACGTCACCTTCTTTGGGTCTCGACGAGTCTTGTTTGACGTGGACGTCATGCTTGCCAGCTAACCCCAGATTTGTGGACTGAATTTGACGGGAATCAGCGTTTCTTAGCTTTGCTTCCCCCATTCTTCCTGGTACGGGAGCACTGTAGTCTTCATCCTCATACTCGCTGTCGTCATCGGCCTCGTACTCGACGGCTCCAGCTTCAAAATTGGAGTCTTGAGGTTTTTCTGACGGCTCTTGTCTACTTGGTGCTCGATTGAAGACAGTTTTGCGAGTACTTGAGGCAGTTTTTAGAGTTTGGGTTCCAGTTATTGTTGTGTCAAGTTCAGCTGGAGAAGGTGGTTCCTCTTTATGgtcatttgtaattttaagtggttcgaatttttcaaaggtTTTGAAGAGTTTAGGGTCTGAGTTGGTGAAGTTGAAGGGTTTCCTTGATGCAGCAGCACCAGATCCAGAACCAGCTTGAGCGGCGCCGGTGTAAGTGATTCCATATTGAAACGAGCCCTCAATTTGTGACTGAGACTGTCCCTGGTAAGTTCCACTTTGAGCTGAAGCTGTACCTCCACCTTTGAAGGGTTTTGATTGACTTTTGTCCAGTTCAGCGGAGCCCATGTATGGTTGAAACCCAATTTGTGCCTGTGAAGAAGTGCTGCCTTCTCCGTTGGCTTGTGCATCGGCCATTCCACCTTTTATACTAGCCTGGACCTGTGAACTGGTGTCGTGATTGAATCCGCTGCTCTGGGATCCTGTTGTCGTCGCTCCGGTTTCGGAATCTAATTGAACTTGAGTTTGACTTTTACCGTGTCCTCCAAAGCCTTGGGCGTTGCTCATCGCGCCTTCTTTGCCACCGGATACTTGGGTTTGTGCGCCTTTGTTGCCATCGTTGATTCCCGCTTGTGCGGAGAATGAACCAGAGCCTGTGTAGACACCACTGACTTGAGACTGAGCTGTGCCTGTTCCATATTTGCCATCCGCTGAAGCACTTGCTTGAGTACCGGAGTCAGTTTGCTTAACTGAACTTGAAGCGTGAGAATCTGCGTCATCTGCTGCGGGTGATACAGCACCGGGAGGATATTGAATGCCGCCGGGGTAAGTAGCACCTGGGAAGAAAGTGCCACCTGGTGGCGCCACTCCTCCTGGATAAATTCCGCCGCCGGGAGTCGGATAGCCTGGGTAAGTACCTGGATAAGAACCGGGAGTACCTGGGATGACCGTTCCAGGGTAAGTTCCGGGTGTGCCTGGTGGCAAAATTCCTGGATAAGATCCTGGTATTGAAACAGCTCCACCTGGTGGTGATATACCTGGATACCCACCTGGTGGGTTCACTCCCGGTTGGTAAACGCCACCTGGGTATGTGCCACCAGGAGAGCTAACTCCACCTGGGTAAGTTCCGCCTGGTGGACTAACCGCACCTGGGTAAAAACCAGGTGTTCCAGGTATTGGTTGTCCAACTCCCGGAATACTACCACCTGGGTAAGTTCCTGGTTGTCCAACTCCCGGAATATTGCTACCCGGATATGTACCTGGTTGCCCGATTCCTGGAACACTTCCACCTGGATATGTTCCTGGTTGTCCAACTCCCGGAACAT
This genomic window from Microplitis demolitor isolate Queensland-Clemson2020A chromosome 6, iyMicDemo2.1a, whole genome shotgun sequence contains:
- the LOC103577353 gene encoding coiled-coil domain-containing protein 102A produces the protein MAQSTASGTSSRRHIKDHDISTNTRLPHYGDSEWETREALRQRELEEARARAAQMEKTMRWWSDCTANWREKWSKVRNERNKAREEAKLLRTKLEIAVKDANSYKHESQELEHQNEQLRKEMEKIHMVLLKHAGQFDRQIVNIIESDPQLRNSLGIDDLLELYNNVDRCDKTSPSNCRKSPRDDSCQDSKCESTDRDIEEYVLQGAVPKHAVELYKEGSMSSLERDIAKLMDDNNKIPDRIDLKSTINDDDDPLQVHMAMFNLGLEDSKNNELSGNQTLEQLRLEVIQLRSRCDELQKSRADVIKELSDLKEQYQIELMAAQADLLDEAANREGMDQRLNELRGELERLQSENAAEWAKRERLETEKSSLERENKQLVNEMREMQDRVDSRRSRGSLLDGDTRQLQQDLLDMKHLNAKLKKALNEKTTELTHALRRSEQYETEVKRVRARVEELKKELACAQDEVDAATNTVRKLQRNNENLIEQLESANVQIEHFKNSSSEPCAADVVAEILDDKLRDDDNDDSPIDFRSKRI